From the genome of Perca fluviatilis chromosome 1, GENO_Pfluv_1.0, whole genome shotgun sequence, one region includes:
- the myoz2b gene encoding myozenin-2b isoform X1, translated as MSQFCTMPTGERKKRAAAICREVHGTNGDVMDLGKKLSTPKDIMLEELSLLSNRGSRLFKMRQRRSEKYTFESIQNEANAQLNNDILSKNIHTVEIKVDAPADGNTANPEITVSDTTAENATAMPKSYHSPWDQAILSDPDLAETLKLTMSAPDRQPDLPEYKSFNRVATPFGGFDKAPRGITFKLPEVDLNPPMYPDLQEPGVKRPTFNRTAQGWISEGTHLILPTVILEPNKIPESDDL; from the exons ATGTCACAATTCTGTACAATGCCTACTGGAGAGAGGAAGAAGCGTGCCGCAGCTATTTGCCGAGAGGTCCATGGTACCAATG gGGACGTAATGGATCTCGGAAAGAAGCTCAGCACTCCTAAAGACATTATGTTGGAGGAGTTATCGTTGCTTTCCAACAGAGGTTCCCGGCTTTTCAAAATGCGCCAGAGGAGATCTGAAAAATATACATTTGAAAGTATCCAAAATGAGGCAAATGCACAGCTGAAT AATGATATTTTATCTAAGAATATACACACGGTGGAAATTAAAGTGGATGCACCAGCTGATGGAAATACTGCTAATCCAGAAATCACTGTTTCAG ACACGACTGCAGAGAACGCCACAGCTATGCCCAAGTCCTACCACTCCCCATGGGATCAGGCAATCCTCAGTGACCCCGACCTCGCAGAAACTCTCAAACTGACAATGTCAGCACCAGACCGACAACCAGATCTTCCTGAGTACAAAAGCTTTAACCG GGTTGCCACTCCTTTTGGTGGCTTTGACAAAGCTCCCAGAGGAATCACATTCAAGCTCCCCGAGGTGGACCTGAACCCGCCCATGTACCCAGATCTGCAGGAGCCGGGGGTAAAGCGACCCACTTTCAACAGGACGGCCCAGGGGTGGATATCTGAGGGCACCCATCTTATCCTACCCACTGTTATCCTGGAGCCCAACAAAATTCCAGAGTCTGATGACCTGTAG
- the myoz2b gene encoding myozenin-2b isoform X2: MDLGKKLSTPKDIMLEELSLLSNRGSRLFKMRQRRSEKYTFESIQNEANAQLNNDILSKNIHTVEIKVDAPADGNTANPEITVSDTTAENATAMPKSYHSPWDQAILSDPDLAETLKLTMSAPDRQPDLPEYKSFNRVATPFGGFDKAPRGITFKLPEVDLNPPMYPDLQEPGVKRPTFNRTAQGWISEGTHLILPTVILEPNKIPESDDL, encoded by the exons ATGGATCTCGGAAAGAAGCTCAGCACTCCTAAAGACATTATGTTGGAGGAGTTATCGTTGCTTTCCAACAGAGGTTCCCGGCTTTTCAAAATGCGCCAGAGGAGATCTGAAAAATATACATTTGAAAGTATCCAAAATGAGGCAAATGCACAGCTGAAT AATGATATTTTATCTAAGAATATACACACGGTGGAAATTAAAGTGGATGCACCAGCTGATGGAAATACTGCTAATCCAGAAATCACTGTTTCAG ACACGACTGCAGAGAACGCCACAGCTATGCCCAAGTCCTACCACTCCCCATGGGATCAGGCAATCCTCAGTGACCCCGACCTCGCAGAAACTCTCAAACTGACAATGTCAGCACCAGACCGACAACCAGATCTTCCTGAGTACAAAAGCTTTAACCG GGTTGCCACTCCTTTTGGTGGCTTTGACAAAGCTCCCAGAGGAATCACATTCAAGCTCCCCGAGGTGGACCTGAACCCGCCCATGTACCCAGATCTGCAGGAGCCGGGGGTAAAGCGACCCACTTTCAACAGGACGGCCCAGGGGTGGATATCTGAGGGCACCCATCTTATCCTACCCACTGTTATCCTGGAGCCCAACAAAATTCCAGAGTCTGATGACCTGTAG